The Bacteroidetes Order II. bacterium genome contains the following window.
TATTTTCCAAATTCATTTACAATGGATTCTATGCGATCGCGTGCCACTTTACACGCTGGGCACTGAAAATCCGCAAATTCGATAATGGAGACTTTTGCCTCTTTATTGCCCTTGACAAGTGTATTGGGACCAAACGAAACTTGTAGCGGATCTTGTTTAAAATGTTGCTGAACAGAGCGTAATACGGCGGTTTCCGACTCGGTATCGGCGGTAACCGCCTGCTCTTGTTTGCGTTGGTAGTTACTAAAGTAAAGGAAAGAAAAGCCATAAATGAACAAGGTGAGCACCAGTGGGGCAATAATGGCGGGCTGATAGGTGAATTCGGAAGATTTATTCCGAAGTGCATCAAAAAAACCAGAAAAATAGGCGCCCAATCCAACCGTCCGAACCAAGGAAAGAATCAGGAATACGAGAATCGCCCCGTTAATCACATACATACCAATGCAAAGCGGGCAGGCAATCCCCATTTGGATTAGTTGGGTGGCTTTGAACATGGAGAAAAGAACCGCCAGAATGGATAACACAATACCAACCATTACTGCCGAAGCGCCTTTTTCCTTTTTATTGATCAAAGCAATAATCGTTAGTACCAACATGCTGAAATAAAAGGCCGCCCCCCATGCCGCCACTGGAATGCCCAACATATAGGCACTTTCTGAAGCATAAACCGGTTCGCAGGTGATCCATTCATTGACCGTACACCCTAAAGAACGGGTGAGCCGGTTTTCGATACCAAGGGTAATAAAAGTGGCATCCAACGCAACATAAATTCCGGCAATGACGGCAACCAATGCCGCCCAAAGCGCCCACATTTTAAGAAGGGGTTCGGTTGCAGGGATTCGTTTGTGGCTGGTATGTGTTTTTTGAACAGGTTTAGACATGGTTGTTTAAGTTAATATGAGAAGTTTATGTCTGAAATTACGCCGCTAATCCCAGAAGACCAAATTGAATTCCTTATGATCCAGCGGAAAAGCCTAAACTTTCTTGTATATTTAAAGGTTAAACATGTCGAAAGCCCTTAACCCTTTATCCAAATTTTTATTGCTATGGCAGAAGAACTGAGCATACCCGAACAACTGAAGGCCCTGATCCGTTTACAATATATTGATGGCCGGGTGGATCAGATGCATAAATTGCGTGGAGACTTGCCGGATGAAATCCGGGATCTGGAAGATGAACGTGTGGGTCTGCAAAGACGTATTGATAAATATCAACAAGAAAAACAAGATGGGGAATTGGAGCGAAAGCGCATTCAATTTGACCAACTTGAAAGCCAGTCTCTTATTGAACGGTACCAAAAACAACAAAATCAGGTTCGCAATAACCGTGAATATGATGCGTTGACGAAAGAGATTGAAGTACACCGCCAACGGATTCAAGAGTCTAACTTCCGGATGGAGACCCTCAAACAACGGGACGAAGCCAATGCCATCGCACTAGAACAAGTCCGTGTCCGGATGGAGCAATTAGACCGTATGATTGATGGGAAGAAGGATGAGCTGAATGCGGTTATGGAAGATACTCGGCACGAAGAAGATGCCTTGCTCGAACGTCGTGCGAGCCTAGAATCTGCCATCGATGCCCGCTATCGGATGGCGTATAACCGTCTGCGGAGCCGCCTTCGGGATGGGAGAGCTGTTATTGCAATAGAAAGAGGGGCGGTTGCTGGATATGCGGTACCACCACAACGCCAGGTTGAAATTCGCCAACGGAATAAAGTGATTGTGTGTGAACACAGTGGCCGTATTATTGTAGATCATGACCTCTTCCGAGAAACTGTTTCGGAAATGGAGGCCGCAGAATAAATCCAGCCGGATCATCGCCCGATTTTTGTCGGGAGGAAAGTCCGAACACCAAAGGGCATCGTGCTTCCTAACGGGAAGGCAACTGCTTGAGGATGTCCAATTCCAAGCGGTTGACAGCAAGTGCAACAGAAAATAAACCCGCCAATGGCCTTAGGGCACAGGTGAGGGGTGAAATGGTGGGGTAAGTGCCCACCGGCGTATTAGGCGACTGGTACGGCCAGGTAAACCTCACGCGGTGAAAAACCAAGCAGTGTACGTTGCCTTGGCAACACGGGTGGCCCGCCCGAATGTACACGGGTAGGTTGATAGAGGCGGCCAGTAATGACCGTCCCAGATAAATGATGATCTCCTCGCCATTTGCGACCAGTGACGGGCAGACAGAATTCGGCTTACAGGCTGGGCATAGAGGTCGTTTTAATATCGAGGTATCCAAAAGGATACCTCGACCTGTTTTAGGTCAACTGAAACCGCTTTTTTACTTGGCTGAAGCTGTAAATAGGCGATAATTACCGATAACTCTATAGCATAAGACTTATAACTCTATAGCATAAGACTTAAAGAAATCGTTAAGCCATTTTTGCTTGAAGTTATGGTTTTGTATTTACAAAAAAGTTCGTAAAAGAAGCACATTTTGGGTTGAAAAATACCCTTAATTTTATATTCTGTTTACTACAGTGATCACCTGCATATGTATTAACCAACGGTAGCATTCCAATAGACACAGCCTTACCATGCATTTGCCCGAAAGTTATATTCCCGTAATTTTGCAATCCATTGTAGCCATTGGGTTTGTTTTTATCAGTTTGGTCATCACCCATTTGCTGGGCCCCAAACGGGGCGGCGTTCGCAAAGAAGATGCTTTTGAGTGTGGTATTGAAGGAGAAGGGGATGCCCGTTTCCCCATTTCCATCAAGTATTTTATGACCGCTATCCTTTTCGTCTTGTTCGACGTCGAAGTTATTTTCTTTTATCCCTATGCGGTCAATTTCCGCGAGATGGGCATGGAAGGATTTATGGCGGTATTATTGTTTGTTTCGGTTTTTTTAATGGGCTTTTATTATGTCCTGCGGAAAGGCGCGTTTGAATGGGATAAATAATCTTTTTATTTCGGTTATCCTTGTAATTCATACCCCCATGATGAAACAAAGACCCCGTGTTGTTGAACGGCCCGAAGGCTATGTGGGTGAAGGATTTTTTGCCACCAATATCGAAAAAGTGATTGGGATTGCCCGTGCCAATTCTATTTGGCCCTTGCCTTTTGCTACTTCCTGTTGCGGGATTGAGTTTATGGCGACCATGGGGGCAAACTACGATTTAGCCCGTTTTGGTGCCGAGCGGCTCAGTTTTTCACCACGTCAGGCGGATTTGTTGATGGTGATGGGAACGATCGCCAAAAAAATGGGCCCAGTACTAAGGCAAGTGTATGAGCAAATGGCCGAACCCAAGTGGGTGATTGCCGTTGGGGCTTGTGCATCTTCTGGCGGGATTTTTGACACCTACTCCGTTTTGCAAGGCATAGACAAGGTGATTCCGGTGGATGTCTATGTACCCGGATGCCCGCCAAGGCCAGAACAAATCATTGATGGGGTGATGAAAATTCAAGAATTGGTCAAGAACGAGTCTCTGCGCCGGCGACAATCTGAAGAATATCGCCATTTATTGGCCTCTTATAAAATTGATTGATTCTCAAGCATAAACGCTAACCGTGTCATGCCGACGTTCAC
Protein-coding sequences here:
- a CDS encoding thioredoxin domain-containing protein; the encoded protein is MSKPVQKTHTSHKRIPATEPLLKMWALWAALVAVIAGIYVALDATFITLGIENRLTRSLGCTVNEWITCEPVYASESAYMLGIPVAAWGAAFYFSMLVLTIIALINKKEKGASAVMVGIVLSILAVLFSMFKATQLIQMGIACPLCIGMYVINGAILVFLILSLVRTVGLGAYFSGFFDALRNKSSEFTYQPAIIAPLVLTLFIYGFSFLYFSNYQRKQEQAVTADTESETAVLRSVQQHFKQDPLQVSFGPNTLVKGNKEAKVSIIEFADFQCPACKVARDRIESIVNEFGKYVNFRFQNYPLDNSINPNLQSQIHSFAGPAAKAFFCAANVGKGWEMHKALFDNQEVLGETALAREVQNLGLDTGRFNACMTDPATIRLVQEDIERGKIAGVNSTPSVYINGRLVDQWGNLDVLRRIVREELSRAGVKK
- a CDS encoding NADH-quinone oxidoreductase subunit A, with protein sequence MHLPESYIPVILQSIVAIGFVFISLVITHLLGPKRGGVRKEDAFECGIEGEGDARFPISIKYFMTAILFVLFDVEVIFFYPYAVNFREMGMEGFMAVLLFVSVFLMGFYYVLRKGAFEWDK
- a CDS encoding NADH-quinone oxidoreductase subunit B; amino-acid sequence: MKQRPRVVERPEGYVGEGFFATNIEKVIGIARANSIWPLPFATSCCGIEFMATMGANYDLARFGAERLSFSPRQADLLMVMGTIAKKMGPVLRQVYEQMAEPKWVIAVGACASSGGIFDTYSVLQGIDKVIPVDVYVPGCPPRPEQIIDGVMKIQELVKNESLRRRQSEEYRHLLASYKID